CTATAATGTCCTTTAATAAGTATGGAATAAAAGTAGAATTGAATATGAGTAATGGCACAAAATGTATAGATAATATATTAACATATAAGCCTAACTTAGAAAATATATTAGGTTGTCATAATTTTTACCCACATAGATATACTGGATTAAGTTATAATCATTTTATAAAGTGCAGTAAACAATTTAAGGATTTAGGAATAAGAACAGCAGCATTTGTAAGTTCAAATAAAGCAGATCACGGACCATGGCCTGTATCAGAAGGATTAAGCACGTTAGAAATGCATAGGGAATTCCCTATAGAAGTTCAAGCTAAGCATTTATTTTCAATAGGATTTATAGATGATGTTATTATTGGTAATGCATTTGCTTCAGAAGAGGAACTTAAAGCATTAAGTAAAATTAATAAAAACATGTTAGAGTTTAAAGTTAATCTTGTAGATAAAATTCCAGAAGTTGAAAAAGGAATAATTCTTGATGAATTTCATTTTAATAGAGGAGATATATCTGATTATATGATAAGATCTACTCAAAGTAGAATTAAATATAAAGATCATAATTTTGAAGCTTTTAATACTGTAGATATTAAAAGAGGAGATATACTTATAGAATCTTCATTATATAAAAGATATGCAGGAGAGTTACAAATTGCACTTAAAGATATGAAAAATTCAGGTAAAACTAATGTAGTAGGAAGAATAGCAGATGAAGAAGTTTTTCTTATTGATTATTTGGAATCTTGGGATAAATTTGGGTTCAATATTTAATGAAAAGAAGATAATATTTTTCCAAAATACTATATGATATTGAAACAGCCCAGTAAAAATATAGGAATATTTTTACTGGGCATTATTATAGTTATTAAATTTTAATATAAAAATTTAATAGATTTTCATTGTTTATAAAAATTAGTCAATTGTTAAGCCTGCACTTACATATCCTGTAACAGTAGAAGCTAAACTAATACCTAGTGTATCACTGTCAGCAACTAATAGTATTTTATCTCCTGCAGCAACTGAAATATTTTGAGCATTAATACCGCTTGCAGTAGTACCAACAGCAATTATGCCTAGAGCTGGAGTTAGTAATAGTGGAGTACCAACGGGACTAAAGGTATTACTACCTGCAGCTGCTCTGTATACTGTTAAACGTATTTGTACGCTGCTTAATAAAGTTACTCCAACTGTGGCACTAAAGAATCCAGCTAATGATGTTATAGTCCCAGCACGAGGAGCTACAAATGCGAAGTTAGAAACTGTTAGGCTTAAGGAAATAGTTCCAGCAGCAACGTTAACTCCAGGAAATGAGCTTCCAAACCCAAGTAAAGCACCTGTGTTTGTTAGACCGCCTAAAACAGTTACTAATGCAACAGGGCCTCCGGATGCAAATGGTATTATGGCAGATGATCCAGCAGGACCAGTTATACCTTGAATTCCAGTAGTACCAGTAACACCTTGAAGTCCAGCAGGTCCAATAGGACCAGTAGGACCAGTAACGCCTTGAAGTCCAGTAGGACCAGTAACGCCTTGAAGTCCAGTAGGACCAGTAACGCCTTGAAGTCCAGTAGGACCAGTAACGCCTTGAAGTCCAGTAGGACCAGTAACGCCTTGAAGTCCAGTAGGACCAGTAACGCCTTGAAGTCCAGTAGGACCAGTAACGCCTTGAAGTCCAGTAGGACCAGTAACGCCTTGAAGTCCAGTAGGACCAGTAACGCCTTGAAGTCCAGTAGGACCAGTAACGCCTTGAAGTCCAGTAGGACCAGTAACGCCTTGAAGTCCAGTAGGACCAGTAACGCCTTGAAGTCCAGTAGGACCAGTAACGCCTTGAAGTCCAGTAGGACCTGTTACGCCTTGGAGTCCAGTAGGTCCAGTAACACCTTGAAGTCCAGTAGGTCCAGTAACACCTTGAAGTCCAGTAGGACCAGTAACGCCTTGAAGTCCAGTAGGACCAGTAACGCCTTGGAGTCCAGTAGGACCAGTAACGCCTTGAAGTCCAGTAGGACCAGTAACG
Above is a window of Clostridium sporogenes DNA encoding:
- a CDS encoding MupG family TIM beta-alpha barrel fold protein, whose amino-acid sequence is MRNLGISIYPSNSNSEKIKEYISLAAKYGFKRIFTCLISSEETEIDDLVSKFKDIIQFANEKGMSVVGDVEPKVFKRLKTSYSDLSIFKDMGFYGIRLDLGFSGIEESIMSFNKYGIKVELNMSNGTKCIDNILTYKPNLENILGCHNFYPHRYTGLSYNHFIKCSKQFKDLGIRTAAFVSSNKADHGPWPVSEGLSTLEMHREFPIEVQAKHLFSIGFIDDVIIGNAFASEEELKALSKINKNMLEFKVNLVDKIPEVEKGIILDEFHFNRGDISDYMIRSTQSRIKYKDHNFEAFNTVDIKRGDILIESSLYKRYAGELQIALKDMKNSGKTNVVGRIADEEVFLIDYLESWDKFGFNI
- a CDS encoding spore surface glycoprotein BclB; the encoded protein is MVCIPTCGRCTCPRGVTGPTGPQGVTGPTGPQGITGPTGPQGVTGPTGPQGATGPTGPQGVTGPTGPQGVTGPTGPQGVTGSTGPQGVTGPTGPQGVTGPTGPQGVTGPTGPTGLQGVTGPTGLQGVTGPTGLQGVTGPTGLQGVTGPTGLQGVTGPTGLQGVTGPTGLQGVTGPTGLQGVTGPTGLQGVTGPTGLQGVTGPTGLQGVTGPTGLQGVTGPTGLQGVTGPTGLQGVTGPTGPQGATGPTGPQGVTGPTGPQGVTGPTGPQGVTGPTGPQGVTGPTGPQGVTGPTGPTGLQGVTGTTGLQGVTGPTGLQGVTGPTGLQGVTGPTGLQGVTGPTGLQGVTGPTGLQGVTGPTGLQGVTGPTGLQGVTGPTGLQGVTGPTGLQGVTGPTGLQGVTGPTGLQGVTGPTGLQGVTGPTGLQGVTGPTGLQGVTGPTGLQGVTGPTGLQGVTGPTGLQGVTGPTGLQGVTGPTGLQGVTGPTGLQGVTGPTGLQGVTGPTGLQGVTGPTGPIGPAGLQGVTGTTGIQGITGPAGSSAIIPFASGGPVALVTVLGGLTNTGALLGFGSSFPGVNVAAGTISLSLTVSNFAFVAPRAGTITSLAGFFSATVGVTLLSSVQIRLTVYRAAAGSNTFSPVGTPLLLTPALGIIAVGTTASGINAQNISVAAGDKILLVADSDTLGISLASTVTGYVSAGLTID